A window of Eucalyptus grandis isolate ANBG69807.140 chromosome 4, ASM1654582v1, whole genome shotgun sequence genomic DNA:
GTAATATGTAAAGAGGTCAGTTAGGGAAAACTTCAAAAATAATGGCAAAAGATGCAACTGTTTTAAAGGTTGGAGCGAAGGGGTTGGCCCAAAAGGGAGAAAATCTCAAGCAGAGGAGGGATCGTGGATTTTATTTTGGGCTAGACAGGGTGCTACTGGCATGCGTCATTCTAGAGATCATATTCCACTATCAATTGGCAGAAATTCATCTCATAATTCAGCTGATCACTCCACTGCTTTGTTATCTTGAGCAACAGTCTAATAGACAACTCCATTCTCCAGAATATCAATCATGAAAAGCTACAGATATATTCAGTGTGTACATCTTagtagatttttatttattatttttatgaagtaaatggaaaaaagaagaagaagcaaacaacTAGGTAAATGTCCGTGACATGGTTACACCAGATTTACATATATTATTAACGATTACAGCAGTTTACAATGCTCGGTCAGGTGAGAAGATACCTTATGGTGGTTATTCGGCAGAACTGTATCTGCTTTTCCAAGAAGCTTGTCTCCTCTCTGCCAGGAATTGAGCCTTATTTCCAACACCAAGCTACGGTGAACTATGGAAGAAGCATTGGCCTATCCAGTAACCCCCCAGTGGGCATGAATTAGGCATTACAAACAAATACCACTTTGTCTACTGCAGTATCATTGGCCAATAAACAACAAACGAATCTTCGATAATGCTTTGAATTACAATGATAAGGGTACTACAAGATGTAATTGTATCTGCCATGACTTATAATTCTTCCTGACTTGAAGCACAAGGCTGGAGAGAATATTATTTGCAGACATCTACTAGTCTACGGGCAGGAACTACTAAATGTGTGGCAACTCATATAGAAAAGGAGTTACTGACCTTCAACAATGACTATAGTTTTGGAAGACCTCCACTTTTGTTTCCTTGCTTTCCTTAGAATACGCGCCGTCTCTACCTTGACTTCATCTGTTATGGAGCTACCCTTATCTGCCCAAGGAATTTTGATGAGGGatagtgctttttttttataaacatcTATATAGCTGCACAAAGTTGGAGATATCTTTAAAATTAATCTGTTTACTAGCTTTCATGAATGGTATCAGGTTTGTGGAAAATAATAACATTCTACATGTCAATCTTAAGTGGAGCTGATGGACTTAATCTTGGTCCCGAATGCCTTTGTAAATCTGGTGATACTTCCATTTACTTCCCAACTAGTAGCAGCTGACGGGTACTTATCATTCCATAAGGAATAGAAATTAGTTTTACCCGTCTCCCTGTCATCAAGCAAGCAAGGAAATCCACTGTCAATCTCCTCATCTGACTCAATAGCAAGTCGACAGCTTCTTTCATCCACCCTGACCTGCTGAGAATGCCACGAGTAAGATGAACTTGCCCTTTGACCAGGTGATAAGACCTATGTGCAACAAAATCACTGAGATGATTTCAAGCAACTCAAGACAGCTTGTACCAATCCTTCATTTGAAGAATTGACAAGCATGTCTTATTATCGATTGCCACATGGTGAGCAAAATGAAACTCGAAAAAGCAGAAACACCTTTCTGTTTGATAACACATCTTTTTGCCCGTGCTTCATAATTGGCATATTAGAAGCAAAAGTTGCTTTTTCTGACTTCACTGACGTCCACCCTCCTAGTTCTGTCTTTGGTACCGAATTGGTTTGCAAATGTACTTTCGAATTTGCAGCTGAACTGAAACCAACaatttgatatttcaaaatGCTTGGGACACAGGACAGAAGAAAATCGGGACAAGCAAAACATAAGTAGGCAAGCAAGCAGGAAGCACATTTACTaatcaaaacatgcatgccATCCCAGATCAGACAGAGGCAGCTAGTGAAAGATCCATCCTAGGCCCAGCTAATTACAATTCATGTTGAGTTAGATTGTGTTCTTTTGTTATGTGTGTTTATTGAAAAAAAGTGCACGCGCACATAGAGACAATTAGAGTAATTTGACCAGTGAATAAATTCCATCCTacatatttcaataattctACGAACACCATTTGAAGGGGAAATTAGATTCTCCACATGAAATGTCTTGATTTTAACAAAAGATAACATCAGTGTGTCTCAGCTTTGACTGCAGAGAAGAAAAACGCCTGCATATAGTTGTTAAAAGTGTCAATACGCTGGCTACCCAAATAGGCTTTTAAAACTCACGAGTGCAGATTTTGATGCATACGATTTCAGTTGTATCGATTTCTCACGAAGCATTCACTTCCGGTATTCTAAGCAGCCAAAAAGATGAGTCCAGGCTTGACACCTCTAAACTACAAACTACTTAACCTTGCTAACAGGGCTGCGATGATCTATTTCTCTTGTCCAGAAACGCAATCAATAAAGACAAGATCACACACCTTTGTAATTGTTGCGCATTCCTTTGTGGGAGAGCACAAATGACGGTACCACTTGCCGGCGTTCGGGAACGAGCCTCCGGGCTTTCGAGAACCGCGGCGTACACCTTGATGTCGTCCTTCCTCCTTCGTGAGCTGATCTCTGCCATCGAAAACGACGCCGATAAACATCCCGAACAAGCAAGGGGGCCCAAGATGCCGAATCGACCGATCGATCCCCCGCGCGAAGAACAGAGAGAGTGATTGAAGTGTTACCCGGAGATGTAGGTCTTGCCGGAGAGGAACTCGTCGAGGGACTTGAGGCCCGACTCCGTGTGGAGATTCGTCGAGGAACTCGTCAAGGGCGAGCAGCGTCGGGCACAGACAGTGGAGAACTGTGAGTGTGAAGTGAACTGAGTGAGAAGAGAACTGAGAAATTGTCAGGGCTTTTTTTGAACCTAACCGGTTCCAGAaaaagggaaccgggaaccggaaccggtccctttagaatcgggaaccgaacCAGATCCTCCGGTGTGGTTCTCTGATTCCCGGTTCTTCCCAGAAATCGCTCACCCCTAGGAATCTGGACATTGAGACCTAGCGGGCGTTGTACAGATGACAATTTCAGCCAGGAGTGCAGTCAAAACTTACTGAGCTGCATGGCCAACTTCGAGAACTACAAAGGGCGAACGTTTAAAGGAAGCAAATGCAAAGTCGAGGATGTCGTCAACGTCCTCTGCCTTGTCACTGAAGCTGCTTTGGTTGCCCGAAGACACCTCCACAGGCCCTGAATCTCTGTTTTTAGTCAAATTCGACACATAAATCTCATCACGAATCCAAAATGGCTAGGGAATCTTGTGAAGAGAATATAACAATGTATAAAAAACACGGTAATAACTTACCACGAAAAAAATTGTTAAGGGACTGAGGTAATTTTAGTTGAGGGATTTCCTGAAAAGTACATATAGCTCATTTGAGGTAACTGTTCTTCCATTTGAGCATCTTCACGTATAAGATGAAATTGAAAGTATCTGAATAGGCGAATAAACAAAACCGCATAGATGTTAATTGAGGAAACAAATCGTTCTTCAAGGTCAGTAGTTCCAGAAAATTATTACTCCGATTTGCTTGTGATAGTCATTAATAACTTATCTAGGGTGAGCAAATCTTTCTTGATAGCTATGACATCTGACCGTTGGCATTATCAAGAGAGTGATTTCTCCGAAGCATCATATCATATTCCTTCATCAGCTTCCTCGTTCCTTGAATTAcggaagagaaggaaaacaacacccatgaaaattgaataaattcgCCCTAGTTGTTTCATGTAAAAGAAAGGAGACAAAAAGCAAACCTTCTCATGCACAGGTTGCTAATATCAAATGGTTAATACATTAAGAACAGAAACTTGTTAGtcggtgaaaatatttaatagtCGCAGAAAATCGTATCTTACGTACTTATTGACAGATTTGTAGATCTATTGAAGTGCTACACTTGtacaatttgaaaaaattggtcACTAACTAATATATGAGTACGATAGTAAAATCATTTTTGAGTTGGTAGTTTACTAACCACGCCAATAAAATCTGAAAGACATCGGTAATCTTCTGATCTATTAAAACGTTGGTAAATCCTTCTACTTTTCCTTGTAAATGTGTTATTAACTCCTTCCAAGATCCATAGCACGATACCCCTGAAGCATCGTGTCAACTTCCACGACCAGAGTCAACATTCCTCGAACTACTTAAAAGACAAATGTAGAAGAATTCGGGCTAtcaagcaaaatggagttatcAAGTAGGAACTGCTGATGAAATTTGGCAACGGTTCTGGACAATGAACAGTGTTACCTGCCTTATTTACCTTTCAAAGCAAAACGTGAATTCGGGGACCAATTGTTTCTCTCTGCTGCAGTAGTGCAATAAACGAATGGAATTCTGATAAGTCGCATCGCCGAACATCTTTTAGAGTCGAACACCTCGATTCCTAGAGCTCTGTGATCTCCACGAGTTTATGCTAGATTGACCCCCATCTTTCCATTAAAACTTCGAATTTCCACAGATGGGGACAATTTGCTGAGGCTCGGAGCTAAATCCCTCATTTGCAGACATTTGCGACTTTCTCCAGTCCCTTGACATCCGAAGTTTTAGAACCCTTTAATGTTCAAATATGTCAGGTTATCGAAGCACGAGAGGTCTGGTAATGTTTCAATGGATCCGCACCCAggtaaattcaatttttctaagTTTTTCGATAGATGTTCAAGGCCGTCAAGGTTGGACAACTTTCGGCATCTATGTACAAAGAACCTAGCTAAGGATTTTGATGCTCCCAGACCCTTGATTACTGTCAGCTCATTGCAACGAGAAATAACTAATTTTGACAAGAATTCCAATCTCGACAGACTTGGTAACTCTTTCAACTCATTGCAATTGTAAACACAAAGCTCCAACAATCTAGAGGCAAGCTCCAGCATGGATTTCAACAGTTGGCAAAAATCAACAACGAGCAATT
This region includes:
- the LOC108953875 gene encoding uncharacterized protein LOC108953875; this translates as MAEISSRRRKDDIKVYAAVLESPEARSRTPASGTVICALPQRNAQQLQSSAANSKVHLQTNSVPKTELGGWTSVKSEKATFASNMPIMKHGQKDVLSNRKVLSPGQRASSSYSWHSQQVRVDERSCRLAIESDEEIDSGFPCLLDDRETGKTNFYSLWNDKYPSAATSWEVNGSITRFTKAFGTKIKSISST